A stretch of Prunus dulcis chromosome 6, ALMONDv2, whole genome shotgun sequence DNA encodes these proteins:
- the LOC117629528 gene encoding putative pentatricopeptide repeat-containing protein At1g12700, mitochondrial, translating to MMRNIAAASSSYCSSRRWRGMHCLHSNSTIVVFAKDYFAFLHSQPSKPIKSTRTQLEQPVRNSPKITTVEDAFNVFDRMLQMRPPPSVVRFNQILGQVVKLKHYSAVISLYYQMDVSGIGPNVYTLNILTNCCCHLNKMGFSLSVLGKFFKAGLEPNVITFNILINGFLLENSEAEAAGIFNKMIAGGNCQPNVVTYGTLVKGFCMKGNNSAAIQLLRKMEEGACKPDLVVYNTIIDSLCKDTLVDDALNLFSEMMCKGIAPNVITYTSLIHGVCKLGEWKEATRLLNEMVSKNIFPNVFTFSVLVDTICKEGMVVEAEGVVEMMIQRGIEPDTVTYSSLMDGYCLRGEMDEAQKVFELMLSKGSMVNVVSYNTLINGYCKHKKIDEAMMLFLDMSHKGLVPNTITYNTLLYGFCKTGRIQDAQKLFYEMQACGQLPDVQTYSILLHGLCENRQLCKAMQLFGDMKAKKLDIDIVIYSILIEGLCIAGKIESARDLFCGLSSKGLQPDVRTYTIMINGLCIGGLTSEAEKLLVEMEGKGCSPDGCTYNTIIRGLISNKETSRAMVLIQQMVEKGLSADASTMELIVQLLLKDEVDPALLPLIKESL from the coding sequence atgatgcgGAATATagctgctgcttcttcttcttattgcAGCAGCAGGAGATGGAGAGGTATGCATTGTCTTCACTCTAACTCCACTATTGTTGTTTTCGCCAAAGATTACTTTGCTTTCCTTCACTCTCAACCTTCTAAACCAATCAAATCTACAAGAACCCAACTAGAGCAGCCAGTGAGAAACTCACCCAAAATCACAACTGTTGAGGATGCTTTCAATGTGTTTGATAGAATGCTTCAAATGCGTCCTCCGCCTTCAGTTGTTCGTTTCAATCAAATATTGGGTCAAGTTGTGAAATTGAAACATTATTCGGCCGTCATCTCCTTGTATTACCAAATGGATGTGTCGGGAATTGGACCTAATGTTTATACTCTAAACATTCTCACAAATTGTTGTTGTCATCTAAACAAAATGGGGTTTAGTTTATCTGTATTGGGAAAATTCTTCAAAGCTGGTCTTGAACCAAATGTCATTACTTTCAACATTCTGATCAACGGCTTTCTTCTTGAGAATAGCGAGGCGGAGGCGGCAggaattttcaacaaaatgaTTGCGGGAGGTAATTGTCAGCCTAATGTGGTTACTTATGGCACACTAGTAAAGGGCTTTTGCATGAAAGGTAACAATAGTGCTGCTATTCAGTTGCTTAGGAAGATGGAGGAAGGAGCTTGCAAGCCTGACCTAGTTGTCTATAACACAATCATCGACAGTCTTTGTAAGGATACACTAGTTGATGATGCATTAAACCTCTTTTCTGAAATGATGTGCAAGGGTATTGCCCCAAATGTCATTACCTATACATCCTTGATTCATGGAGTTTGCAAATTAGGCGAGTGGAAAGAAGCTACAAGGTTGTTGAATGAAATGGTGAGTAAAAATATCTTTCCAAATGTGTTCACGTTCAGCGTCTTGGTAGACACAATTTGTAAGGAGGGGATGGTCGTGGAAGCAGAAGGTGTGGTTGAAATGATGATTCAAAGAGGTATTGAACCTGATACGGTTACATACAGTTCACTCATGGATGGTTACTGTTTGCGGGGAGAAATGGACGAGGCACAAAAAGTTTTCGAGCTAATGCTTAGTAAGGGCTCGATGGTTAATGTTGTTAGTTACAACACATTGATAAATGGATATTGtaagcataaaaaaatagatgagGCCATGATGCTTTTTCTGGATATGTCTCATAAGGGCCTGGTTCCAAATACCATTACTTATAACACTCTTCTGTACGGCTTTTGCAAAACAGGCAGAATACAGGACGCACAAAAGTTGTTCTACGAGATGCAAGCTTGTGGCCAACTTCCAGATGTTCAAACTTATTCTATTTTACTGCATGGCCTGTGTGAAAACCGACAACTTTGTAAGGCAATGCAATTGTTTGGAGACATGAAAGCGAAGAAGTTGGATATTGATATTGTGATTTACAGTATTCTTATTGAAGGTTTGTGCATAGCTGGAAAAATTGAATCTGCAAGGGATCTCTTTTGTGGTTTATCATCAAAAGGACTTCAACCTGATGTGAGGACATACACTATAATGATTAATGGACTCTGTATCGGGGGCCTAACAAGTGAAGCGGAAAAGTTGCTGGTTGAAATGGAAGGGAAAGGCTGTTCTCCAGATGGTTGCACATATAACACAATTATCAGAGGGCTTATCAGTAACAAAGAGACATCAAGGGCGATGGTACTTATTCAacaaatggtggagaagggttTATCTGCAGATGCATCAACAATGGAGTTGATAGTTCAATTACTGTTGAAAGATGAAGTGGATCCTGCTTTGTTGCCGTTGATAAAAGAATCACTGTGA